The following are encoded together in the Oceanobacillus zhaokaii genome:
- a CDS encoding GNAT family N-acetyltransferase, producing the protein MEKKITFRIATEQDLDKIVKMLADDTLGSKRERYEQPLPESYLKAFQAITSDPNNELVVACQDNEVIGVLQITFTPYITHQGRWRATIEGVRTSSSERGKGVGTELIRWAIQRARERDCHLVQLTTDKKRNDALRFYEQLGFKATHEGMKMKL; encoded by the coding sequence TTGGAGAAAAAAATAACATTTAGGATAGCAACAGAACAGGATTTAGATAAAATTGTGAAAATGCTTGCTGATGATACTTTAGGAAGTAAGAGAGAGCGTTATGAGCAACCACTCCCAGAAAGTTACTTAAAAGCGTTTCAAGCTATTACATCTGATCCTAACAATGAGTTAGTCGTAGCTTGTCAAGACAATGAAGTTATCGGTGTGCTACAAATTACATTTACACCGTATATAACACATCAAGGCAGATGGAGAGCGACAATTGAAGGCGTAAGAACATCATCCTCTGAACGTGGCAAAGGGGTAGGAACTGAACTAATTCGTTGGGCAATTCAACGTGCGAGAGAACGTGATTGCCATTTGGTTCAACTAACAACAGATAAAAAACGGAACGATGCCTTACGTTTTTATGAACAGTTAGGTTTTAAAGCCACACACGAAGGCATGAAAATGAAACTTTAA
- a CDS encoding nucleoside deaminase: protein MISDTDLKHLRRSVELAKIALEKGDEPFGSVLVSADGEVLFEDHNHVAGGDHTQHPEFAIARWAANNMVPEKRSKATVYTSGEHCPMCAAAHGWVGLGRIVYASSSEQLVQWFVELGVAPSRVQNLPIQDVISDTTVDGPVPELAEEVRQLHRQFYTKGR from the coding sequence ATGATAAGTGATACAGATTTGAAGCACTTGCGACGTAGTGTTGAATTAGCAAAAATCGCTCTGGAGAAAGGTGACGAGCCATTTGGTTCAGTACTTGTGTCAGCCGATGGAGAAGTGCTTTTTGAAGATCATAACCACGTGGCAGGCGGTGACCATACCCAACACCCGGAATTTGCTATAGCACGATGGGCAGCTAATAACATGGTACCTGAAAAAAGAAGCAAGGCGACAGTATATACCTCTGGAGAACATTGCCCTATGTGCGCTGCGGCTCACGGTTGGGTTGGTTTAGGTCGAATCGTTTATGCAAGTTCATCTGAACAGTTGGTACAATGGTTTGTTGAATTAGGCGTTGCTCCATCGCGTGTTCAGAATCTGCCCATCCAAGATGTTATTAGTGATACCACAGTAGATGGCCCTGTTCCTGAACTAGCGGAGGAAGTTCGTCAACTTCATCGTCAGTTTTACACAAAGGGACGTTAA
- a CDS encoding MFS transporter, which yields MGKIKVKLWTNQYLIIIVLSLVMFASFYMITAGFPIFVSTINDNPTIAGTMTTTLMLASLITRFFASVIIQKVNMKLLLIISLLYFLGTIGLTFVNDSIGFLIFIRALQGIGFSMLTILVFTISSNIVPKSRLGEGIVFFAMSTSVGTTMGPLIAISYLANYSFHSMMMLTLGLMSFSLVCSFFTKNTVTKENKQTTNNEPFYKYMFDKRVLLPCILVAFNYMAIAGTVNFIGAFGKEINVGGSISQFFIAQGIAMVIIRAFSGKIFDRFGHRILIIPAAISGTLGLVLLGFSTSMWMVWVSGALFGIAFAIIHPIIQAWALTLVPSEKKATVNSMLLIFIDFGLAIGSVGLGFLANSVGYGMTFSYSATFMIIILILYLIGSKRTATLEANKEK from the coding sequence ATGGGTAAAATAAAAGTTAAACTATGGACAAACCAATATTTAATTATTATAGTATTGTCTTTAGTAATGTTCGCTTCTTTTTATATGATTACAGCAGGTTTCCCAATTTTTGTATCAACCATTAACGATAATCCTACGATTGCAGGAACCATGACCACAACCTTAATGTTAGCATCACTAATTACGCGCTTCTTTGCAAGTGTCATTATCCAAAAAGTTAATATGAAATTGCTCCTCATTATTTCTCTCCTTTATTTTTTGGGAACAATTGGTCTTACTTTTGTAAATGACTCCATCGGATTTTTAATATTCATTAGAGCACTACAAGGTATTGGATTTAGTATGCTTACGATTTTAGTCTTTACAATATCAAGTAATATTGTTCCAAAATCTCGGTTAGGTGAGGGCATTGTTTTTTTTGCAATGTCTACTAGCGTTGGGACGACAATGGGGCCACTAATCGCAATTTCTTATCTTGCAAATTATTCGTTCCACTCCATGATGATGTTAACTCTCGGTCTTATGTCTTTTTCACTTGTGTGTAGCTTTTTCACAAAAAATACAGTTACAAAAGAAAATAAACAGACGACAAATAATGAACCTTTCTATAAATACATGTTCGATAAGCGTGTTCTTCTTCCGTGTATTTTGGTAGCTTTCAATTATATGGCAATTGCAGGAACAGTTAACTTTATTGGGGCTTTTGGAAAAGAGATTAATGTTGGCGGAAGTATTTCACAGTTTTTTATCGCACAAGGGATTGCAATGGTAATTATTCGGGCTTTCTCTGGTAAAATTTTCGATCGATTCGGTCACAGAATCCTTATTATTCCAGCCGCAATTTCTGGGACTTTAGGTTTGGTCTTATTAGGCTTTTCAACTAGTATGTGGATGGTTTGGGTTTCAGGGGCACTATTCGGAATTGCTTTTGCCATAATCCATCCAATTATCCAAGCATGGGCATTAACCCTTGTTCCATCCGAGAAAAAAGCAACTGTCAATTCTATGCTACTTATTTTTATAGATTTTGGTCTGGCCATTGGATCCGTAGGTCTTGGATTCTTAGCAAATAGTGTTGGGTACGGCATGACTTTTAGTTATTCTGCTACATTTATGATTATTATTTTGATATTGTATCTAATTGGGAGCAAGAGGACCGCAACATTAGAAGCTAATAAGGAAAAATAA
- a CDS encoding protein-glutamine gamma-glutamyltransferase translates to MIQLAGMQFQQSGMWPSDSIESVIIQRMQKDPIVYSYQSMDELSFELKLRKNIIKSSKSMNQGYSQFASFAKSRCNPQYWLLTNAGGFRLRDDVAPSDAIHDIYKNSSLYAFECATAIIIIFYHAVLNSIDEHLFNQLFQNLYLYSWHSDSDLGIHDINTSHFLPGDVVYFNNPDFNLETPWWRGENAVVLEDDTYFGHGIGIGNAEQMIQALNKTRMPGSNQSAYQENLVTRLSFKHLAKYSMPPRGYMNHKIQHVLFHHNKSSISYDRYLYYLNMIYNQINDINLFP, encoded by the coding sequence GTGATACAACTAGCAGGAATGCAGTTTCAACAAAGTGGTATGTGGCCATCTGATAGTATTGAAAGTGTAATCATTCAACGAATGCAGAAAGATCCAATCGTTTATTCGTATCAATCCATGGATGAATTATCGTTTGAACTCAAGTTGCGAAAAAACATCATAAAAAGTTCAAAATCCATGAATCAAGGCTATTCACAGTTTGCGAGCTTCGCAAAATCTCGTTGTAACCCCCAATATTGGCTATTGACAAATGCCGGCGGATTCCGATTAAGGGATGATGTAGCACCATCTGATGCCATTCATGACATTTACAAAAATAGTTCACTATATGCGTTTGAATGTGCTACTGCAATAATAATTATCTTTTACCATGCCGTTCTAAACAGTATTGATGAACATTTATTTAATCAATTATTCCAAAATCTCTATTTATATAGCTGGCATTCTGATTCTGATCTTGGAATACACGACATTAATACGAGTCATTTCTTACCAGGGGATGTCGTCTACTTTAATAATCCAGATTTTAATCTAGAAACCCCTTGGTGGCGAGGCGAAAATGCCGTAGTTCTCGAAGATGACACATATTTTGGGCATGGAATTGGAATTGGGAACGCTGAACAAATGATTCAAGCTCTAAATAAGACAAGAATGCCAGGGAGTAATCAATCAGCCTATCAGGAAAATTTAGTCACAAGACTATCGTTTAAACATTTGGCAAAATATTCGATGCCGCCACGAGGTTATATGAATCATAAAATTCAACATGTATTATTTCACCATAACAAAAGCTCAATTTCATATGATCGATACTTATACTATTTAAATATGATTTATAACCAGATAAACGATATAAACTTATTCCCATGA